One part of the Plodia interpunctella isolate USDA-ARS_2022_Savannah chromosome 28, ilPloInte3.2, whole genome shotgun sequence genome encodes these proteins:
- the swm gene encoding RNA-binding protein 26 isoform X3: MIIENPDAFKTWLTSILEPLCDADPAALAKYVYALVKKDKPLDELRDGMVDQLDVFLQHETKPFVDMLFKSLEGNDYLKASEKPASPAPAQDDAAEAKADSENHPPANGPAANGPEEPRPPPRARPRSPAPRHRVVVRAVEAPRPEITRAPHTEQTLVKVLPLTELLEEAVDQPPRRRDRRADTLRDKDDRRRRRSRSWERRVRQRRHPREHDPRGRRPLSRSPSPRGRYRNRSPPALDRPTSRSRSRSPVPMRDREHERERDRLRVTREIERDRMSRDRDHRDRVTNSRDRERSRSASPADARLDHEAAFKRRCRDFDEKGYCMRGDLCQWDHGADPVVLEDAALTRVLAAPPQPQPPAVPEYNPLTPDIWGAFPFAPPPHAPRELIVIPSRARHEAPPPAPRPPPPKKNFDYNRLGSARPPLPASAANCSLEVKKVPRGMNDITHLNNHFSKFGKIVNIQVCYEGDPEAALITFSNPTEANIAYKSTEAVLNNRFIKVFWHNPENKQDMSNQNKQHMNNNNNNNERNGQHPMSFNKVLINRTEQNTKVAEKQPDKSILQTKETANGQEPKKEAPKPMEKFKMITEMYKRAQALLDKQIQQQKLLIDKLEAGNVTPQQKSALLEAIQSSQEGIEKLNKEVKAYSKTLSQLQGESVSRTMSRLQLEQAKKPKTRAEAEKEILDAELDLFTKQQEGQDVTELLKRVAELRRLMAVNFPSIPASRKPYSRGGRFTSRSYTRAPAPTQFLHSMNQSVDRRPRALLVSGFESDDLDALVAHFEQFGTITHKDVNLAVPELTLMFATRANAEHAAQAGKHYNDRTLSITWVLNPKIPVPNSAERPQNTNGDSTAHETKEAEQPRPATEDVLLDEEEDEDAEDRSWRR, encoded by the exons ATGATTATTGAAAATCCAGACGCTTTCAAAACTTGGTTGACGTCCATATTGGAACCCCT ATGTGACGCCGACCCAGCGGCGTTAGCGAAATACGTGTACGCTTTGGTGAAGAAGGATAAACCTCTAGACGAACTCAGAGATGGCATGGTTGACCAGCTCGACGTGTTCTTACAACATG AGACCAAGCCTTTTGTGGACATGCTGTTCAAATCGCTGGAAGGTAATGACTACCTGAAGGCGAGTGAGAAGCCGGCGTCGCCTGCGCCCGCGCAGGACGACGCGGCTGAAGCTAAGGCGGACTCTGAGAACCATC CGCCGGCAAACGGCCCGGCGGCCAACGGGCCCGAGGAGCCCCGAccgccgccgcgcgcgcggCCGCGGTCGCCGGCGCCCCGCCACCGCGTGGTGGTGCGCGCGGTCGAAGCGCCCCGACCAGAGATCACTAGGGCGCCCCACACTGAACAGACTTTGGTtaag GTGTTACCACTAACGGAGCTGCTAGAAGAGGCAGTGGACCAGCCTCCTAGAAGAAGAGATCGAAGGGCCGATACT CTACGCGACAAAGATGATCGTCGGCGACGTCGTTCGCGTTCGTGGGAACGTCGCGTGCGACAACGGAGACATCCAAGGGAACACGATCCGAGAGG CCGTCGCCCGCTGTCGAGGTCCCCGTCTCCGCGCGGCCGCTACCGCAACAGAAGTCCGCCGGCGCTGGACAGGCCAACTAGCAGGTCTAG gTCCCGGTCGCCAGTGCCGATGCGCGACAGAGAGCACGAGCGCGAGCGAGACAGGCTGAGGGTGACACGCGAGATAGAGCGGGACAGGATGTCCCGCGATAGGGACCACAGGGACAGGGTCACCAACTCCAGGGACAGAGAGAG ATCTCGCTCCGCGTCGCCGGCCGACGCCCGCTTGGACCACGAGGCTGCGTTCAAGAGACGCTGTCGAGATTTTGATG AGAAAGGCTACTGCATGCGCGGGGACCTGTGCCAGTGGGACCACGGCGCCGACCCCGTGGTGCTGGAGGACGCGGCGCTCACTCGCGTGCTGGCTGCGCCGCCGCAGCCGCAGCCGCCGGCTGTGCCCG AATACAACCCGCTGACGCCGGACATCTGGGGCGCGTTCCCGTtcgcgccgccgccgcacgCGCCCCGCGAACTCATCGTCATACCCAG CAGGGCGCGGCACGAGGCTCCGCCGCCGGCGCCGCGTCCGCCGCCGCCGAAGAAGAACTTCGACTACAACCGATTGG GCTCTGCCCGGCCGCCGCTGCCGGCGAGCGCGGCCAACTGTTCGTTGGAAGTTAAAAAAGTGCCTCGCGGTATGAACGACATCACACACCTCAACAACCACTTCAGCAAATTCGGCAAGATCGTCAATATACAA GTGTGCTACGAAGGCGATCCCGAAGCGGCGCTAATCACATTCTCGAATCCGACAGAAGCTAACATCGCTTACAAGAGCACTGAAGCTGTACTAAACAACAGATTCATCAAAGTTTTCTGGCACAACCCTGAG AACAAACAAGACATGTCGAACCAGAACAAACAACACAtgaacaacaacaacaacaacaacgaGCGTAACGGGCAACACCCGATGTCCTTCAACAAAGTGCTCATCAACAGGACGGAGCAGAACACCAAAGTTGCTGAGAAACAGCCTGATAAG TCAATCCTACAAACCAAAGAGACAGCCAATGGGCAAGAACCCAAAAAGGAAGCCCCAAAGCCGATGGAGAAGTTCAAGATGATCACTGAAATGTACAAGAGGGCGCAGGCGCTGCTCGACAAGCAGATACAGCAGCAGAAACTGCTCATAGACAAGCTGGAAGCGG GCAACGTAACACCGCAACAGAAGTCGGCTCTGCTCGAAGCTATCCAGTCCTCTCAAGAAGGCATCGagaaactaaataaagaaGTCAAGGCGTACAGCAAGACGCTGTCTCAGCTGCAG GGAGAGTCGGTGTCGCGCACTATGTCTCGCCTGCAGCTGGAACAG GCGAAGAAACCCAAGACGAGAGCCGAAGCAGAGAAGGAGATTCTTGATGCTGAGTTAGACTTGTTTACTAAGCAACAG GAAGGTCAAGACGTGACAGAGCTGCTGAAGAGGGTCGCGGAACTCAGAAGGCTGATGGCTGTCAACTTCCCGTCTATACCTGCCAGCAGGAAACCTTACTCCAG AGGCGGTCGTTTCACCTCTCGGTCTTACACAAGAGCGCCGGCGCCGACTCAATTTCTACACAGCATGAATCAATCAGTTGATAGGAGACCTCGTGCTCTCCTGGTATCCGGGTTCGAATCCGATGATCTCGACGCGCTGGTTGCACATTTCGAG CAATTCGGCACGATAACTCACAAGGACGTGAACTTAGCCGTTCCCGAGTTGACGCTGATGTTCGCCACTCGCGCCAACGCCGAGCACGCCGCGCAAGCTGGCAAACATTACAACGACAGGACTCTGTCT ATAACGTGGGTGTTGAATCCAAAGATACCAGTGCCGAATAGTGCCGAACGTCCGCAGAATACGAACGGTGATTCCACTGCGCACGAAACTAAGGAAGCTGAG CAACCGCGGCCGGCGACTGAAGACGTGTTGCTGGACGAGGAAGAAGACGAAGACGCCGAGGATCGCTCCTGGCGACGTTGA
- the swm gene encoding RNA-binding protein 26 isoform X4 — translation MIIENPDAFKTWLTSILEPLCDADPAALAKYVYALVKKDKPLDELRDGMVDQLDVFLQHETKPFVDMLFKSLEGNDYLKASEKPASPAPAQDDAAEAKADSENHPPANGPAANGPEEPRPPPRARPRSPAPRHRVVVRAVEAPRPEITRAPHTEQTLVKVLPLTELLEEAVDQPPRRRDRRADTLRDKDDRRRRRSRSWERRVRQRRHPREHDPRGRRPLSRSPSPRGRYRNRSPPALDRPTSRSRSRSPVPMRDREHERERDRLRVTREIERDRMSRDRDHRDRVTNSRDRERSRSASPADARLDHEAAFKRRCRDFDEKGYCMRGDLCQWDHGADPVVLEDAALTRVLAAPPQPQPPAVPEYNPLTPDIWGAFPFAPPPHAPRELIVIPSRARHEAPPPAPRPPPPKKNFDYNRLGSARPPLPASAANCSLEVKKVPRGMNDITHLNNHFSKFGKIVNIQVCYEGDPEAALITFSNPTEANIAYKSTEAVLNNRFIKVFWHNPENKQDMSNQNKQHMNNNNNNNERNGQHPMSFNKVLINRTEQNTKVAEKQPDKSILQTKETANGQEPKKEAPKPMEKFKMITEMYKRAQALLDKQIQQQKLLIDKLEAGNVTPQQKSALLEAIQSSQEGIEKLNKEVKAYSKTLSQLQAKKPKTRAEAEKEILDAELDLFTKQQEGQDVTELLKRVAELRRLMAVNFPSIPASRKPYSSYRIVKRKLRGGRFTSRSYTRAPAPTQFLHSMNQSVDRRPRALLVSGFESDDLDALVAHFEQFGTITHKDVNLAVPELTLMFATRANAEHAAQAGKHYNDRTLSITWVLNPKIPVPNSAERPQNTNGDSTAHETKEAEQPRPATEDVLLDEEEDEDAEDRSWRR, via the exons ATGATTATTGAAAATCCAGACGCTTTCAAAACTTGGTTGACGTCCATATTGGAACCCCT ATGTGACGCCGACCCAGCGGCGTTAGCGAAATACGTGTACGCTTTGGTGAAGAAGGATAAACCTCTAGACGAACTCAGAGATGGCATGGTTGACCAGCTCGACGTGTTCTTACAACATG AGACCAAGCCTTTTGTGGACATGCTGTTCAAATCGCTGGAAGGTAATGACTACCTGAAGGCGAGTGAGAAGCCGGCGTCGCCTGCGCCCGCGCAGGACGACGCGGCTGAAGCTAAGGCGGACTCTGAGAACCATC CGCCGGCAAACGGCCCGGCGGCCAACGGGCCCGAGGAGCCCCGAccgccgccgcgcgcgcggCCGCGGTCGCCGGCGCCCCGCCACCGCGTGGTGGTGCGCGCGGTCGAAGCGCCCCGACCAGAGATCACTAGGGCGCCCCACACTGAACAGACTTTGGTtaag GTGTTACCACTAACGGAGCTGCTAGAAGAGGCAGTGGACCAGCCTCCTAGAAGAAGAGATCGAAGGGCCGATACT CTACGCGACAAAGATGATCGTCGGCGACGTCGTTCGCGTTCGTGGGAACGTCGCGTGCGACAACGGAGACATCCAAGGGAACACGATCCGAGAGG CCGTCGCCCGCTGTCGAGGTCCCCGTCTCCGCGCGGCCGCTACCGCAACAGAAGTCCGCCGGCGCTGGACAGGCCAACTAGCAGGTCTAG gTCCCGGTCGCCAGTGCCGATGCGCGACAGAGAGCACGAGCGCGAGCGAGACAGGCTGAGGGTGACACGCGAGATAGAGCGGGACAGGATGTCCCGCGATAGGGACCACAGGGACAGGGTCACCAACTCCAGGGACAGAGAGAG ATCTCGCTCCGCGTCGCCGGCCGACGCCCGCTTGGACCACGAGGCTGCGTTCAAGAGACGCTGTCGAGATTTTGATG AGAAAGGCTACTGCATGCGCGGGGACCTGTGCCAGTGGGACCACGGCGCCGACCCCGTGGTGCTGGAGGACGCGGCGCTCACTCGCGTGCTGGCTGCGCCGCCGCAGCCGCAGCCGCCGGCTGTGCCCG AATACAACCCGCTGACGCCGGACATCTGGGGCGCGTTCCCGTtcgcgccgccgccgcacgCGCCCCGCGAACTCATCGTCATACCCAG CAGGGCGCGGCACGAGGCTCCGCCGCCGGCGCCGCGTCCGCCGCCGCCGAAGAAGAACTTCGACTACAACCGATTGG GCTCTGCCCGGCCGCCGCTGCCGGCGAGCGCGGCCAACTGTTCGTTGGAAGTTAAAAAAGTGCCTCGCGGTATGAACGACATCACACACCTCAACAACCACTTCAGCAAATTCGGCAAGATCGTCAATATACAA GTGTGCTACGAAGGCGATCCCGAAGCGGCGCTAATCACATTCTCGAATCCGACAGAAGCTAACATCGCTTACAAGAGCACTGAAGCTGTACTAAACAACAGATTCATCAAAGTTTTCTGGCACAACCCTGAG AACAAACAAGACATGTCGAACCAGAACAAACAACACAtgaacaacaacaacaacaacaacgaGCGTAACGGGCAACACCCGATGTCCTTCAACAAAGTGCTCATCAACAGGACGGAGCAGAACACCAAAGTTGCTGAGAAACAGCCTGATAAG TCAATCCTACAAACCAAAGAGACAGCCAATGGGCAAGAACCCAAAAAGGAAGCCCCAAAGCCGATGGAGAAGTTCAAGATGATCACTGAAATGTACAAGAGGGCGCAGGCGCTGCTCGACAAGCAGATACAGCAGCAGAAACTGCTCATAGACAAGCTGGAAGCGG GCAACGTAACACCGCAACAGAAGTCGGCTCTGCTCGAAGCTATCCAGTCCTCTCAAGAAGGCATCGagaaactaaataaagaaGTCAAGGCGTACAGCAAGACGCTGTCTCAGCTGCAG GCGAAGAAACCCAAGACGAGAGCCGAAGCAGAGAAGGAGATTCTTGATGCTGAGTTAGACTTGTTTACTAAGCAACAG GAAGGTCAAGACGTGACAGAGCTGCTGAAGAGGGTCGCGGAACTCAGAAGGCTGATGGCTGTCAACTTCCCGTCTATACCTGCCAGCAGGAAACCTTACTCCAG ctATCGTATTGTGAAAAGAAAACTTAG AGGCGGTCGTTTCACCTCTCGGTCTTACACAAGAGCGCCGGCGCCGACTCAATTTCTACACAGCATGAATCAATCAGTTGATAGGAGACCTCGTGCTCTCCTGGTATCCGGGTTCGAATCCGATGATCTCGACGCGCTGGTTGCACATTTCGAG CAATTCGGCACGATAACTCACAAGGACGTGAACTTAGCCGTTCCCGAGTTGACGCTGATGTTCGCCACTCGCGCCAACGCCGAGCACGCCGCGCAAGCTGGCAAACATTACAACGACAGGACTCTGTCT ATAACGTGGGTGTTGAATCCAAAGATACCAGTGCCGAATAGTGCCGAACGTCCGCAGAATACGAACGGTGATTCCACTGCGCACGAAACTAAGGAAGCTGAG CAACCGCGGCCGGCGACTGAAGACGTGTTGCTGGACGAGGAAGAAGACGAAGACGCCGAGGATCGCTCCTGGCGACGTTGA